From the Senegalimassilia faecalis genome, one window contains:
- a CDS encoding SufB/SufD family protein, protein MGADVLKNVNAMPAPTWHRLDMNETTIELPEGLESAAQISVEAADELAGEADTFDAAVAGLQAKVDAARAEAPADTRAILRAVEPNVDPANLDIPALSRYEHKAVREEMANNVAEAFECGMGAEATAWLAEQAGEAERIVFAPAAGKQGTATVHLTGVDGAANVAAIDVVAAPGATFDLTVALDSPEAGTGVVGVQLRVFAGENAHVNITSVHTLDEQWTALDNTGIVCDEGAFVTVRHRMLGAGKSYTGLATDLRGDVSRVDVDTRYLAANTDVRDFNYVVRHRGRKTQCNIDANGALMGQSKKVLRGTIDLVRGCKGAEGTERETVLLVDEQVENKTIPVILCDEDDVAGNHGATIGHVAADQLFYLKCRGLSQEAAEGLFATATLEETALTIADETVRAGVARLAERLSIPYQEVED, encoded by the coding sequence ATGGGCGCCGACGTTTTGAAGAACGTGAACGCGATGCCCGCGCCTACCTGGCATCGCCTTGACATGAACGAAACCACCATCGAGCTGCCGGAGGGCCTTGAGTCCGCCGCGCAGATCAGCGTGGAAGCCGCCGACGAACTTGCTGGCGAAGCGGACACGTTCGACGCCGCCGTTGCCGGCCTGCAGGCCAAGGTGGACGCGGCCCGCGCCGAAGCGCCGGCCGACACGCGCGCCATCCTGCGCGCCGTCGAGCCTAACGTGGACCCGGCGAACCTGGACATCCCTGCGCTGTCGCGCTACGAGCACAAGGCCGTGCGCGAGGAAATGGCGAACAACGTGGCGGAAGCCTTCGAATGCGGCATGGGCGCCGAGGCCACCGCATGGCTGGCCGAGCAGGCCGGCGAGGCCGAGCGCATCGTGTTCGCGCCCGCCGCGGGCAAGCAGGGCACGGCAACCGTGCACCTGACCGGCGTGGACGGCGCGGCCAACGTGGCTGCCATCGACGTGGTTGCCGCCCCCGGCGCCACGTTCGACCTGACGGTAGCGCTTGACTCCCCCGAGGCCGGCACCGGCGTGGTAGGCGTGCAGCTGCGCGTGTTCGCGGGCGAAAACGCGCACGTCAACATCACGTCCGTGCACACGCTTGACGAGCAGTGGACGGCACTGGACAACACCGGCATCGTGTGCGACGAAGGCGCGTTCGTGACCGTGCGCCACCGCATGCTGGGCGCCGGCAAGTCCTACACGGGCTTGGCCACCGACCTGCGCGGCGACGTGTCGCGCGTGGACGTGGACACGCGCTACCTGGCCGCCAACACCGATGTTCGCGATTTCAACTACGTCGTGCGCCATCGCGGCCGCAAGACGCAGTGCAACATCGACGCCAACGGCGCGCTTATGGGCCAGTCGAAGAAGGTGCTGCGCGGCACCATCGACCTGGTGCGCGGCTGCAAAGGCGCCGAGGGCACCGAGCGCGAAACCGTGCTTTTGGTGGACGAGCAGGTTGAGAACAAGACCATCCCCGTCATCCTGTGCGACGAGGACGACGTGGCTGGCAACCACGGTGCCACCATCGGGCACGTGGCCGCTGACCAGCTGTTCTACTTGAAGTGCCGCGGCCTTTCCCAGGAAGCCGCCGAGGGTCTGTTCGCCACGGCAACGCTTGAGGAAACGGCACTCACCATCGCAGACGAAACCGTTCGCGCCGGCGTCGCGCGCCTGGCCGAGCGTTTGAGCATTCCCTATCAGGAGGTGGAGGACTAG
- a CDS encoding aminotransferase class V-fold PLP-dependent enzyme, translating to MAASPNNAELDRTACAVADAAHAAQASATADDIVCAANIAENPYKRDFPLLANHPDLVFLDSAATAQRPKVVLDAQRRFYEEMNANALRGLYRLSVEATEAIEIARQRVARFIGAPDAHDIVLTRNASESLNIVAKAFAPTVLEPGDEVCITIMEHHSNLIPWQQACRAAGAKLVYLYPDENGVITPEEMDAKIGPKTKILSVVHVSNVLGVQNPVEELGRRVHAQGGYLVVDGAQSTPHIHVDVQKLGADFFAFSAHKLFGPFGMGVLWGRDELLNAMPPFLTGGEMIDSVTEQDATWAPVPEKFEAGTQDAAGIYATAAAIAYVESVGIDVIAARERALVRYCMEEMAKLPFITIIGSPDPDMHHGVISFNVNGIHPHDVASILDMDQVAIRAGHHCAQPLLTWLGVENLACCRASLAFYNDKKDVDALIAGLGNVWRTFNG from the coding sequence ATGGCAGCTTCCCCGAACAACGCAGAACTCGATCGCACGGCGTGCGCCGTGGCCGACGCGGCGCACGCCGCCCAGGCCTCGGCCACGGCCGACGACATCGTATGCGCCGCCAACATCGCCGAAAACCCGTACAAGCGCGACTTCCCGCTGCTGGCGAACCACCCCGACCTGGTGTTTCTTGACAGCGCCGCCACGGCACAGCGCCCGAAAGTGGTGCTTGACGCCCAGCGCCGCTTCTACGAGGAAATGAACGCGAACGCCCTGCGCGGCCTGTACCGCCTGTCGGTCGAGGCCACCGAGGCTATCGAGATCGCCCGCCAACGCGTGGCGCGCTTCATCGGCGCGCCCGACGCGCACGACATCGTGCTGACGCGCAACGCGTCGGAGTCGCTCAACATCGTGGCGAAGGCGTTCGCCCCCACCGTGCTTGAGCCCGGCGACGAGGTGTGCATCACCATCATGGAGCACCACTCGAACCTGATTCCGTGGCAGCAGGCATGCCGCGCGGCAGGCGCGAAGCTGGTGTACCTGTACCCCGACGAAAACGGCGTCATCACGCCCGAGGAAATGGACGCGAAAATCGGTCCGAAGACGAAGATCCTGTCCGTCGTACACGTGTCCAACGTGCTTGGCGTGCAGAACCCCGTCGAGGAGCTCGGCCGCCGCGTGCACGCGCAGGGCGGCTACCTGGTGGTCGACGGCGCGCAGTCCACGCCGCACATCCACGTCGACGTGCAGAAACTCGGCGCCGACTTCTTCGCCTTCAGCGCGCACAAGCTGTTCGGCCCGTTCGGCATGGGCGTGCTGTGGGGCCGCGACGAGCTGCTCAACGCCATGCCTCCGTTCCTCACCGGCGGCGAGATGATCGACTCGGTCACCGAGCAGGACGCCACGTGGGCGCCCGTGCCCGAGAAGTTCGAGGCCGGCACGCAGGACGCCGCCGGCATCTACGCCACCGCGGCGGCCATCGCCTACGTGGAGTCGGTGGGCATCGACGTCATCGCCGCACGCGAGCGCGCACTCGTGCGCTACTGCATGGAAGAGATGGCGAAGCTGCCGTTCATCACCATCATCGGCAGCCCCGACCCCGACATGCACCACGGCGTCATCAGCTTCAACGTCAACGGCATCCACCCGCATGACGTGGCCAGCATCCTGGACATGGACCAGGTGGCCATCCGCGCCGGGCACCACTGCGCGCAGCCGCTGCTCACGTGGTTGGGCGTGGAGAACCTGGCGTGCTGCCGTGCAAGCCTGGCGTTCTACAACGACAAGAAGGACGTCGACGCCCTGATTGCGGGCCTCGGCAACGTTTGGAGGACCTTCAATGGCTAA
- the sufU gene encoding Fe-S cluster assembly sulfur transfer protein SufU gives MANIYTAALMEHNAHPDYKYDLEGATDEHEGVNPSCGDEMVLKLRVENGVIEEAAFTGHGCAVSQASADMMADLVTGETVEEARRLCGLFMKMVKGEQLTEDEKEDLDEATQLESISHMPARVKCAELGWRTLTEMIGEE, from the coding sequence ATGGCTAACATCTACACCGCCGCGCTCATGGAGCACAACGCGCACCCCGACTACAAGTACGACCTGGAAGGCGCCACCGACGAGCACGAGGGCGTCAACCCCAGCTGCGGCGACGAGATGGTGCTGAAGCTGCGCGTGGAAAACGGCGTCATCGAGGAAGCCGCGTTCACGGGCCATGGCTGCGCCGTCAGCCAGGCGTCGGCAGACATGATGGCCGACCTGGTCACGGGCGAGACAGTCGAGGAAGCGCGCCGTCTGTGCGGCCTGTTCATGAAGATGGTGAAGGGCGAGCAGCTCACCGAGGACGAGAAAGAAGACCTCGATGAAGCGACCCAGCTCGAAAGCATCAGCCACATGCCCGCCCGCGTAAAATGCGCAGAGCTTGGCTGGCGAACCCTCACCGAGATGATCGGCGAAGAGTAA